In a genomic window of Glycine max cultivar Williams 82 chromosome 13, Glycine_max_v4.0, whole genome shotgun sequence:
- the LOC100793795 gene encoding uncharacterized protein LOC100793795 precursor, whose translation MMFTLWLRPLIQTSVFLWVVASHSPQGCDFSQGKWVIDEASFHPLYDASRDCPFIGFDCLKNGRPDKEYLKYKWMPSGCDLPRFDGTKFLEKSTGKKIMFVGDSISNNMWQSLTCLLHIAVPNSNYTFTSQIQELSVFSIPEYRTSIMWLKNGFLVDLVHDKEKGRILKLDSISSGDQWKNVDVLIFNTYHWWTHTGQSQGWDYFQVGNELIKNMDHMEAFKIGLTTWAKWVDSNIDPSKTKVLFQGIAASHVDKKGCLRQSQPDEGPMPPYPGVYIVKSVISNMTKPVQLLDITLLTQLRRDGHPSIYAGRGTSFDDCSHWCLAGVPDAWNEILHAVLFGN comes from the exons ATGATGTTCACATTGTGGTTGAGGCCTCTGATACAAACCTCTGTTTTTTTATGGGTAGTGGCATCTCATTCTCCACAAGGATGTGATTTTTCTCAGGGAAAATGGGTCATTGATGAAGCCTCCTTCCACCCTCTCTATGATGCCTCAAGGGACTGCCCCTTCATTGGATTTGATTGCTTGAAAAATGGCAGGCCTGATAAGGAGTACCTCAAGTATAAATGGATGCCCTCTGGTTGTGACCTTCCAAG GTTTGATGGTACGAAGTTCTTGGAGAAAAGCACAGGAAAAAAGATAATGTTTGTGGGGGACTCCATTAGTAACAACATGTGGCAGTCACTCACTTGTTTGCTCCACATTGCAGTCCCAAACTCAAATTACACCTTTACAAGTCAAATACAGGAACTTTCGGTGTTCTCAATTCCG GAATATAGAACTTCAATCATGTGGTTGAAAAATGGGTTCCTAGTTGATTTGGTTCAtgacaaagaaaaaggaaggattTTGAAATTGGACAGCATTAGTTCTGGGGACCAGTGGAAAAATGTggatgttttgattttcaacacCTACCATTGGTGGACTCACACTGGACAGTCTCAAGG GTGGGATTACTTTCAAGTGGGGAATGAATTAATAAAGAACATGGATCACATGGAAGCTTTCAAGATTGGGCTGACTACTTGGGCTAAATGGGTTGATTCTAACATTGATCCTTCAAAGACTAAAGTCTTGTTTCAGGGAATCGCCGCTTCCCATGTTGA TAAAAAAGGGTGCCTAAGGCAAAGTCAACCAGATGAAGGACCAATGCCACCATATCCTGGTGTGTACATTGTGAAGAGTGTTATAAGTAACATGACAAAGCCTGTACAATTGCTAGACATCACTTTGCTCACACAACTGAGGAGGGATGGTCACCCCTCTATCTACGCAGGGCGTGGCACTTCTTTTGATGACTGTAGTCATTGGTGTCTGGCTGGTGTTCCTGATGCTTGGAATGAAATACTGCATGCTGTTCTGTTTGGAAATTAG
- the LOC100794317 gene encoding protein trichome birefringence-like 41 isoform X2 — protein MKGKSIMFVGDSLSRNQWQSLTCLLHSAVPNSPYTLDRVGDVSIFTLTEYKVKVMHDRNVYLVDVVREDIGRVLKLDSIQGSNLWEGTDMLIFNTWHWWYRRGPTQPWDFVELGGHIYKDIDRMRAFEMALKTWGAWVDANVDPTRVKVFFQGISPSHYNGSLWNEPGVTSCVRQKTPVPGSIYPGGLPPAVAVLKSVLSTIRKPVTLLDITTLSLLRKDGHPSIYGLTGAAGMDCSHWCLPGVPDTWNEILYNLI, from the exons ATGAAGGGGAAGAGCATCATGTTCGTGGGAGATTCACTGAGCAGGAATCAATGGCAGTCATTGACTTGCTTGCTTCATTCAGCAGTGCCCAATTCACCTTATACTTTAGATAGAGTTGGAGATGTTTCTATTTTCACACTTACG GAGTACAAGGTTAAAGTGATGCATGATAGGAACGTGTATCTAGTTGACGTTGTCAGAGAGGATATAGGCAGGGTCTTGAAGCTTGATTCAATACAAGGAAGCAATCTGTGGGAAGGGACTGATATGCTCATCTTTAACACATGGCACTGGTGGTACCGTAGAGGACCCACTCAACC ATGGGATTTTGTCGAATTGGGAGGTCATATTTATAAAGACATAGATCGGATGAGGGCTTTTGAAATGGCACTTAAGACCTGGGGTGCATGGGTAGATGCCAACGTCGACCCTACTAGAGTGAAGGTCTTCTTTCAAGGAATTTCCCCATCTCACTACAA CGGCAGCTTATGGAACGAACCAGGTGTAACGAGCTGCGTCCGGCAGAAGACACCGGTGCCGGGATCAATCTACCCCGGCGGATTGCCACCGGCCGTGGCGGTGTTAAAGAGTGTGCTGAGCACAATCAGGAAGCCAGTCACTCTGCTTGATATCACAACCCTCTCACTGCTAAGAAAAGATGGCCACCCTTCCATTTATGGTCTCACTGGAGCTGCGGGAATGGATTGCAGCCATTGGTGTCTTCCTGGGGTTCCAGATACTTGGAACGAGATACTTTACAACCTTATTTGa
- the LOC100794317 gene encoding protein trichome birefringence-like 41 isoform X1, whose protein sequence is MGLLFLFLLHAFFRGNPSSSSSGLDHVFTGTWVEDQSYPLYDPATCPFIEREFKCQGNGRPDLFYTHYRWHPLACNLLRFNGLDFLEKMKGKSIMFVGDSLSRNQWQSLTCLLHSAVPNSPYTLDRVGDVSIFTLTEYKVKVMHDRNVYLVDVVREDIGRVLKLDSIQGSNLWEGTDMLIFNTWHWWYRRGPTQPWDFVELGGHIYKDIDRMRAFEMALKTWGAWVDANVDPTRVKVFFQGISPSHYNGSLWNEPGVTSCVRQKTPVPGSIYPGGLPPAVAVLKSVLSTIRKPVTLLDITTLSLLRKDGHPSIYGLTGAAGMDCSHWCLPGVPDTWNEILYNLI, encoded by the exons ATGGGGCTTCTGTTCTTGTTCCTTCTTCATGCCTTCTTCAGAGGaaacccttcttcttcttcttcgggTTTGGATCATGTGTTCACGGGGACCTGGGTGGAGGACCAATCTTACCCGCTCTATGATCCCGCCACCTGTCCCTTCATCGAGCGCGAGTTCAAGTGCCAAGGGAATGGACGGCCTGATCTCTTTTACACCCACTATCGATGGCACCCACTTGCCTGCAATTTACTCAG ATTTAACGGGCTAGATTTTCTGGAGAAGATGAAGGGGAAGAGCATCATGTTCGTGGGAGATTCACTGAGCAGGAATCAATGGCAGTCATTGACTTGCTTGCTTCATTCAGCAGTGCCCAATTCACCTTATACTTTAGATAGAGTTGGAGATGTTTCTATTTTCACACTTACG GAGTACAAGGTTAAAGTGATGCATGATAGGAACGTGTATCTAGTTGACGTTGTCAGAGAGGATATAGGCAGGGTCTTGAAGCTTGATTCAATACAAGGAAGCAATCTGTGGGAAGGGACTGATATGCTCATCTTTAACACATGGCACTGGTGGTACCGTAGAGGACCCACTCAACC ATGGGATTTTGTCGAATTGGGAGGTCATATTTATAAAGACATAGATCGGATGAGGGCTTTTGAAATGGCACTTAAGACCTGGGGTGCATGGGTAGATGCCAACGTCGACCCTACTAGAGTGAAGGTCTTCTTTCAAGGAATTTCCCCATCTCACTACAA CGGCAGCTTATGGAACGAACCAGGTGTAACGAGCTGCGTCCGGCAGAAGACACCGGTGCCGGGATCAATCTACCCCGGCGGATTGCCACCGGCCGTGGCGGTGTTAAAGAGTGTGCTGAGCACAATCAGGAAGCCAGTCACTCTGCTTGATATCACAACCCTCTCACTGCTAAGAAAAGATGGCCACCCTTCCATTTATGGTCTCACTGGAGCTGCGGGAATGGATTGCAGCCATTGGTGTCTTCCTGGGGTTCCAGATACTTGGAACGAGATACTTTACAACCTTATTTGa